The Calliphora vicina chromosome 3, idCalVici1.1, whole genome shotgun sequence genome contains a region encoding:
- the Atg3 gene encoding ubiquitin-like-conjugating enzyme ATG3, translating into MQSVLNSVKGTALNVAEYLTPVLKESKFRETGVLTPEEFVAAGDHLVHHCPTWQWAAGDDNKTKSYLPKDKQFLITRNVPCYRRCKQMEYVGEETVVEEEGGDGGWVETHQLNEDGTAQEIDKICELTLDDSKDEMHTPDSDQPGDMNDGAAGDDEDDDDEALDMDEFEESGMLELVDPAVALTTRKCDKSDTTKTEGASALDAGDSVLHTRTYDLHITYDKYYQTPRLWVVGYDEKRKPLNVEQMYEDVSQDHAKKTVTMESHPHLPGPNMASVHPCRHADIMKKIIQTVEEGGGELGVHLYLIIFLKFVQTVIPTIEYDFTQNFNLS; encoded by the exons gAATCTAAATTTCGTGAAACTGGTGTCTTGACACCAGAGGAATTTGTGGCAGCCGGAGATCATTTGGTACATCACTGTCCCACCTGGCAGTGGGCAGCTGGAGATGATAATAAAACCAAATCATATTTGCCTAAAG ATAAACAATTCTTAATTACCCGTAATGTACCCTGCTATCGAAGATGCAAACAAATGGAGTATGTGGGCGAAGAAACAGTTGTCGAAGAGGAAGGTGGCGATGGCGGTTGGGTAGAAACGCATCAACTAAACGAAGATGGCACTGCCCAGGAAATCGACAAAATCTGTGAATTAACTTTAGACGATAGCAAG gATGAAATGCACACACCCGATAGTGACCAACCTGGTGATATGAATGATGGTGCCGCGGGcgatgatgaagatgatgatgacgagGCTTTAGATATGGACGAATTTGAGGAGAGTGGCATGTTGGAGTTGGTTGATCCTGCGGTAGCATTAACCACCAGGAAATGTGATAAATCCGATACCACTAAAACGGAAGGGGCATCAGCATTAGATGCTGGCGACTCAGTACTACATACTCGTACCTATGATTTACACATAACCTATGataaatactatcaaacaccaCGTCTCTGGGTAGTGGGTTATGATGAG AAACGTAAACCCTTAAATGTTGAGCAAATGTACGAAGATGTCTCACAGGATCATGCCAAAAAGACTGTCACCATGGAATCCCATCCCCATTTGCCCGGTCCCAATATGGCCTCGGTTCATCCCTGTCGTCATGCCGATATAATGAAGAAAATTATACAAACCGTTGAGGAGGGTGGCGGCGAATTGGGCGTGCATTTATATTtgattatatttttgaaatttgtacaaACTGTTATACCAACCATCGAATatgattttacacaaaatttcaatttatcttAA